In one Pseudodesulfovibrio tunisiensis genomic region, the following are encoded:
- a CDS encoding VirB8/TrbF family protein yields the protein MSKQIENPYLAGREEWLERYGSYIRSRNLWRMFAFGCLTVAGLSIAGNVVQATRNRVVPYVVEVDKLGNARAVQRAEAIGEIPDRVIQADLARFVTNWRTVTADLGLQKRMVTRLSAYVAGSAKGMIREWFMGNNPYERAKDVLVEVTIAGIPLPVSDSSWRIEWAETVRSHAGTTLSHTRYEATLTVAVHPPKTDRQIISNPAGVFVTGLSWAELLGQKG from the coding sequence ATGAGCAAACAGATCGAGAATCCCTATCTTGCCGGGCGCGAGGAATGGCTGGAGCGGTACGGCAGCTACATCCGGAGCCGGAATCTGTGGCGCATGTTCGCGTTCGGGTGTCTGACCGTGGCCGGGCTGTCCATTGCCGGCAACGTGGTGCAGGCCACGCGCAATCGGGTGGTCCCCTATGTCGTCGAGGTGGACAAGCTGGGCAATGCCCGAGCCGTGCAGCGCGCCGAGGCAATCGGCGAGATTCCTGATCGCGTGATTCAGGCCGATCTGGCGCGGTTCGTGACCAACTGGCGCACCGTGACTGCTGATCTGGGACTCCAGAAGCGCATGGTGACCCGGCTGTCCGCCTATGTGGCGGGTTCGGCCAAGGGCATGATCCGGGAATGGTTCATGGGCAACAATCCCTATGAGCGCGCCAAGGATGTTCTGGTGGAAGTGACCATTGCGGGCATCCCGCTGCCTGTCAGCGATTCCAGCTGGCGCATCGAGTGGGCCGAGACCGTGCGCAGCCATGCCGGCACCACCCTGAGCCACACCCGTTACGAAGCCACCCTGACCGTGGCCGTGCATCCCCCGAAAACGGATCGACAGATCATCAGCAATCCCGCCGGAGTCTTTGTCACGGGCCTGTCCTGGGCAGAGCTGCTCGGCCAGAAGGGGTAG
- a CDS encoding type II toxin-antitoxin system HicB family antitoxin, with protein MSLMKHGRYQAHISYRAEIDSFFGEVVNTKSTITFYGKTTDELRKEFAVSVREYLDTCKELGIEPEKPFSGKLTLRMDPEQHKLFASLARANDKSLNAWIVDTLTRNAQELR; from the coding sequence ATGTCGCTCATGAAGCATGGCCGATATCAGGCGCACATCAGCTACCGGGCTGAAATCGATTCGTTTTTCGGAGAGGTGGTGAACACCAAGAGCACCATCACCTTTTACGGAAAGACCACGGACGAGCTGAGGAAGGAGTTCGCCGTTTCGGTCAGGGAATACCTTGATACATGCAAGGAGTTGGGCATCGAGCCGGAAAAGCCGTTTTCCGGAAAGCTCACCCTGCGGATGGATCCGGAACAGCACAAGCTGTTCGCCTCCCTTGCCAGAGCAAATGACAAGAGCCTCAACGCGTGGATTGTGGACACGCTCACCCGCAACGCTCAGGAACTTCGCTGA
- the trbG gene encoding P-type conjugative transfer protein TrbG, whose product MKILPLILMGSLFAIPAHAAPPPKDAPGLLNKVFISREAPDPEQVEEQDVVVELPPLPEPEYISSKPVKLTDKERKALSMATEWKDRKVNPVMHPGGKVVYVFGATMPSIVCAPLKTSDLELQPGENVNDVIVGDTARWVVTVGRSGHSEGESTHLVFKPLDAGLETTAVITTDRRTYHVRLVSDRKGHTPYVGFVYPEDQQQALREQLRRKERKQKWETTEVAGTPVKLSALDFNYRIVGEAEWKPLQVYNDGLHTVIRLPETVRQNEYPVLLVERAGERTLVNYRVHGTSMVVDGVFRKGLLLTGVGKARTKVEIQRMVEE is encoded by the coding sequence ATGAAGATTTTGCCTTTGATTCTCATGGGATCGCTGTTCGCAATCCCGGCCCATGCGGCACCGCCGCCCAAGGATGCGCCGGGACTGCTGAACAAGGTGTTCATCTCGCGCGAGGCTCCGGATCCGGAACAGGTCGAGGAGCAGGATGTGGTGGTGGAACTGCCGCCGCTGCCCGAGCCGGAATACATCAGTTCGAAGCCCGTGAAGCTGACCGACAAGGAGCGCAAGGCCCTGAGCATGGCCACGGAATGGAAGGACCGGAAGGTGAATCCGGTCATGCATCCGGGCGGCAAGGTCGTCTACGTGTTCGGCGCAACCATGCCTTCCATCGTGTGCGCGCCGCTCAAGACCTCGGATCTGGAACTGCAGCCCGGGGAGAACGTGAACGACGTGATCGTGGGCGACACGGCGCGCTGGGTGGTGACCGTGGGCCGGTCCGGACATTCGGAAGGCGAGAGCACGCACCTCGTGTTCAAGCCGCTGGATGCGGGACTGGAAACCACGGCCGTGATCACCACGGACCGCCGCACCTACCATGTCCGGCTGGTCTCGGATCGCAAGGGCCACACTCCCTACGTGGGGTTCGTCTATCCCGAGGACCAGCAGCAGGCGTTGCGCGAACAGCTCAGGCGCAAGGAGCGCAAGCAGAAGTGGGAGACCACGGAAGTGGCGGGAACGCCGGTGAAGCTGTCGGCCCTGGACTTCAACTACCGCATCGTGGGCGAGGCCGAATGGAAGCCCCTGCAGGTCTACAACGACGGATTGCACACCGTGATCCGCCTGCCCGAGACCGTGCGCCAGAACGAATACCCGGTGCTGCTCGTGGAGCGGGCCGGGGAACGCACTCTGGTCAACTACCGGGTGCACGGCACGAGCATGGTCGTGGACGGCGTGTTCCGCAAGGGGCTGCTGTTGACCGGCGTGGGCAAGGCCCGGACCAAGGTGGAAATTCAAAGGATGGTGGAAGAATGA
- a CDS encoding TcpQ domain-containing protein produces the protein MRRAVLLVALMLLGGCATLGQWFSHEGRAAAPVEDSALADLADKAGLKLASHYPPGRTRLSFSQHEDGFGRLFEDSLRRQGFTLTEEGGGNLGVSFVLDSLGEEQAGQGSALWYLLVRVSDGFSFGRVYALGEAGYSPVGVMTQTPAFFAQKDAGEPVPTRPAEEWRIKPGSLRYQLAAWCGRAGYQLVWKAEHDFTMQVNAIFRDSFTGASQRLFSRMHQTGVGLRATIYQNNRVLEVVED, from the coding sequence ATGAGACGTGCTGTTCTGCTGGTGGCGCTCATGTTGCTGGGCGGCTGCGCCACGCTTGGACAATGGTTTTCCCACGAGGGCCGGGCCGCTGCTCCGGTCGAGGATTCGGCTCTGGCCGATCTGGCGGACAAGGCCGGCCTGAAACTGGCCTCGCATTATCCCCCGGGCCGTACCCGGCTGAGCTTTTCCCAGCATGAGGATGGATTCGGCAGGCTGTTCGAGGACTCGCTGCGGCGGCAGGGCTTCACCCTGACGGAAGAGGGCGGAGGCAACCTCGGCGTGTCGTTCGTGCTGGACAGTCTGGGCGAGGAACAGGCCGGGCAGGGCAGCGCGCTCTGGTACCTGCTGGTGCGCGTGTCGGACGGATTCAGCTTCGGTCGGGTCTATGCCCTTGGCGAGGCCGGCTATTCCCCTGTCGGCGTCATGACCCAGACCCCGGCGTTCTTTGCGCAGAAGGATGCGGGCGAGCCCGTGCCCACGCGACCGGCCGAGGAATGGCGGATCAAGCCGGGCAGTCTGAGATACCAGCTCGCAGCGTGGTGCGGCCGGGCCGGATATCAGCTGGTCTGGAAGGCGGAACACGATTTCACCATGCAGGTGAACGCGATTTTCCGGGACTCGTTCACGGGCGCGTCCCAGCGGCTGTTTTCGCGCATGCACCAGACCGGTGTGGGGCTTCGCGCGACCATCTATCAGAACAACCGGGTCCTGGAAGTCGTGGAGGACTGA
- a CDS encoding type II secretory pathway component PulD-like protein: MRAFIFLLALMAACAPVRPHVDDRDVESRAEQLHQLARARTVQIVQGPYLGAIPVEIREQELPAVFSRRVTLRGSGTIEELTGRLASILNMRVRVDNPPAAAGPDMAPGREPGAASGVLSVRYDGPVSGLLDTLSSRSGLGWEYERETGQVVFSRVQSRVFTLLTAPGKVRYESDITNRSRGAQSSSQSISGVGQTVNSSNDVHRTSQTSRTTYEADAWADAEKDIRAMLSPAGVAVANRSAGTVMVTDTRAVLHRVESYVTRINAKLSRQVALAVRVWAIEVADDSDLGLDLQAAFKDANLQISTTPGSAYNALDGVGSLSAAIVNKSFSGSQAVLQALRRVGRTTLVTSSTGITMSNQPMPIQVMDRNSYLASVSSTTDDYGKTTEMTPGEVSTGFAMTVVPHILDGRRVILQYNVSLSSLDKLDEFASGDTSIQLPQISTRSFSQRVRLKMGQTLVLAGFEKEKHTRSGGASLLSMGRSRQVARTVLVITIDVENPEA; encoded by the coding sequence ATGCGCGCATTCATCTTTCTTCTGGCGTTGATGGCAGCCTGCGCCCCGGTTCGTCCGCACGTGGACGACAGGGACGTGGAATCCCGGGCCGAACAGCTGCATCAGCTGGCTCGCGCCCGGACCGTGCAGATCGTGCAGGGACCGTACCTCGGCGCGATTCCTGTGGAGATCCGCGAGCAGGAACTGCCTGCGGTGTTTTCCCGGCGCGTGACCCTGCGCGGCTCCGGCACCATCGAGGAGCTGACCGGCCGTCTGGCATCCATCCTGAACATGCGCGTGCGGGTGGACAATCCACCTGCTGCAGCGGGTCCGGACATGGCTCCGGGTAGGGAGCCGGGCGCGGCCAGCGGAGTCCTTTCGGTGCGGTACGACGGCCCGGTGTCCGGCCTGCTGGATACGCTGTCGAGCCGTTCCGGGCTTGGCTGGGAATACGAGCGGGAGACCGGACAGGTGGTGTTCTCCAGGGTGCAGAGCCGGGTGTTCACGCTCCTGACCGCGCCGGGCAAGGTCCGGTACGAATCGGACATCACCAACCGGAGCCGGGGCGCGCAGTCCAGTTCCCAGTCCATCAGCGGCGTTGGCCAGACCGTGAATTCGAGCAATGACGTGCACCGCACCTCCCAGACCAGCCGCACCACCTACGAGGCCGATGCCTGGGCCGATGCGGAAAAGGACATCCGGGCCATGCTGTCGCCTGCGGGCGTGGCCGTGGCCAACCGTTCGGCCGGCACCGTGATGGTCACGGACACCCGGGCCGTGCTGCACCGGGTCGAATCCTACGTGACGCGCATCAATGCCAAGCTGTCGCGTCAGGTGGCGCTGGCCGTGCGCGTCTGGGCCATCGAGGTGGCGGACGATTCCGATCTGGGTCTGGACCTGCAGGCCGCGTTCAAGGACGCCAACCTGCAGATTTCCACCACCCCGGGGTCGGCCTACAACGCTCTTGACGGTGTGGGCTCCCTGTCCGCCGCCATCGTGAACAAAAGCTTTTCCGGGTCGCAGGCCGTGCTGCAGGCGCTTCGTCGCGTGGGGCGGACCACTCTGGTCACGTCCAGCACGGGCATCACCATGAGCAACCAGCCCATGCCCATTCAGGTCATGGACCGAAACAGCTATCTGGCGTCGGTCTCCTCGACCACGGACGATTACGGCAAGACCACGGAAATGACGCCGGGCGAGGTGTCCACGGGCTTTGCCATGACCGTGGTGCCGCACATTCTGGACGGCCGCCGGGTCATTCTCCAGTACAATGTCTCGCTGTCCTCTCTGGACAAGCTGGACGAGTTTGCGTCCGGAGACACGAGCATCCAGCTGCCCCAGATATCCACGCGGAGCTTCAGCCAGCGCGTTCGGCTCAAGATGGGCCAGACGCTGGTGCTGGCCGGTTTCGAAAAGGAGAAGCACACGCGGTCCGGCGGGGCGAGTCTGCTGTCCATGGGCCGAAGCCGTCAGGTGGCGCGCACCGTGCTGGTGATCACCATCGACGTGGAAAACCCGGAGGCCTGA
- the pilO2 gene encoding type 4b pilus protein PilO2, which produces MRQIRIGRRKYVAGLWWQIADSARPSRKAVLAEARERAASFDDAQYDCVVVHGRQFGLGESGGNIPTGISLASALLDRGPATWIGLFRLAEDCWWVCAVNSGSIAGDGDHAAATEEDARARMADLQALTDWGTEVECLTVEESQQHLASLVHGGRPVMPIQGRSRLIPATLVVLAAVFAALALYGLDRHQDFQAREQARAAVERARLASQARQRALQENPGRHFPQPWTTRPGAGQYVSACMAHFLNLPLFDAGWELTRVEYSDESVTIFRKHQPGASFTTLPHGASLDRNPAVCVATESLSGLTPRAENPLAMTGEASARFYELTRMVAGKARTVNFDPPLKKTLENGAEPVAVLCPWVRGGWSLSSVNPSAAADPAFSAALRAIPGLVVTRLEAAPEQLTLEGDLYARQ; this is translated from the coding sequence ATGCGACAGATTCGCATAGGCCGTCGGAAATACGTTGCCGGGCTGTGGTGGCAGATCGCGGATTCGGCCCGGCCGAGCCGCAAGGCCGTGCTGGCCGAGGCACGCGAGCGGGCCGCTTCCTTTGACGATGCGCAGTACGACTGCGTTGTGGTGCACGGCCGCCAGTTCGGGCTTGGGGAATCCGGCGGAAACATTCCGACCGGGATTTCCCTTGCCAGTGCTCTGCTGGATCGCGGTCCGGCCACATGGATCGGACTGTTCCGTCTGGCCGAGGACTGCTGGTGGGTGTGCGCGGTGAACAGCGGCAGCATTGCCGGCGACGGCGATCATGCGGCCGCGACCGAGGAGGATGCCCGGGCGCGCATGGCGGACCTGCAGGCCCTGACCGACTGGGGAACCGAGGTGGAGTGCCTGACCGTGGAGGAAAGCCAGCAGCATCTGGCCTCGCTGGTGCATGGCGGCAGGCCGGTCATGCCCATTCAGGGCCGGTCCAGGCTCATTCCCGCCACGCTGGTGGTTCTGGCGGCGGTCTTTGCTGCTCTGGCACTGTACGGTCTGGACCGTCATCAGGATTTTCAGGCCCGCGAACAGGCCCGGGCTGCAGTGGAGCGGGCACGGCTGGCCAGTCAGGCCCGGCAGCGCGCCCTGCAGGAGAACCCGGGCCGGCATTTCCCGCAGCCGTGGACAACGCGGCCCGGTGCCGGACAGTACGTGTCCGCGTGCATGGCGCATTTCCTGAACCTGCCCCTGTTCGACGCGGGCTGGGAACTGACGCGCGTGGAATATTCGGACGAGTCCGTCACGATCTTCCGCAAGCACCAGCCGGGCGCATCCTTCACGACCCTGCCTCATGGGGCATCCCTTGACCGCAACCCGGCCGTGTGCGTGGCCACGGAATCCCTTTCCGGCCTGACTCCGCGTGCCGAAAATCCTCTTGCCATGACCGGCGAGGCCTCGGCGCGCTTCTACGAGCTGACCCGCATGGTGGCGGGCAAGGCCAGAACCGTGAATTTCGATCCGCCGCTCAAAAAGACGCTGGAAAACGGTGCCGAACCCGTGGCCGTGCTGTGCCCGTGGGTTCGCGGCGGCTGGTCCCTGTCTTCGGTCAATCCGTCGGCTGCGGCGGATCCCGCATTTTCTGCCGCGCTCCGGGCCATCCCCGGTCTGGTGGTCACGCGCCTGGAAGCGGCTCCCGAACAACTGACATTGGAGGGTGATCTGTATGCCAGGCAATAG
- the pilP gene encoding type IV pilus biogenesis protein PilP — translation MPGNRMLCLCMAALLAVPCPAPAGGTDSDPDRGADLPLVTMPASAKPGKGELPPEKEADALQDNTAPAPDKDTAGTKADADKPSATDPEKPGQEDSKVKTPDSPTSPDVSARSDADRTEVEQGSVADFTALRTKLERLKLQVAIEEQERRLNKTGKAAAPKRGTSGFAQSPDVVVSRPAPARPRVVSIQGVDGRLTATLYRAGTGFLDVRAGDRAMGGRVVSVGPDRVVMRLGGRNVTLGFRE, via the coding sequence ATGCCAGGCAATAGAATGCTGTGCCTTTGCATGGCCGCTCTGCTGGCGGTTCCGTGCCCGGCTCCGGCTGGTGGAACGGATTCCGATCCGGACAGGGGCGCGGACCTGCCGCTTGTGACCATGCCCGCTTCCGCGAAACCGGGCAAAGGGGAACTGCCCCCTGAAAAGGAGGCTGATGCCTTGCAGGACAACACGGCCCCAGCGCCGGACAAGGACACGGCCGGGACAAAGGCGGATGCGGACAAGCCGTCCGCGACCGATCCGGAAAAGCCCGGACAGGAGGACTCCAAGGTGAAGACTCCGGATTCTCCGACCAGTCCCGATGTCTCGGCAAGGTCCGACGCGGATCGGACCGAAGTCGAGCAGGGCAGCGTGGCGGATTTCACGGCGCTGCGCACGAAGCTGGAACGGCTCAAGCTGCAGGTGGCCATCGAGGAGCAGGAACGCCGGTTGAACAAGACCGGGAAGGCTGCGGCACCGAAGCGCGGGACGAGCGGATTTGCGCAGAGTCCCGACGTGGTGGTGTCCCGGCCTGCGCCGGCCCGGCCCCGGGTGGTTTCCATTCAGGGCGTGGACGGCAGGCTGACCGCGACCCTGTACCGGGCCGGGACCGGATTTCTGGACGTACGCGCCGGAGACCGGGCCATGGGCGGCCGCGTGGTGTCGGTCGGGCCGGATCGTGTTGTCATGCGGCTCGGCGGCAGGAACGTGACGCTGGGATTCAGGGAGTAA
- a CDS encoding GspE/PulE family protein has protein sequence MTSNIPDTLKGRVLVDNGTIFISSEVTMTADMLSFLSYAGRKGLTEHRTVPAEEFQKLLSRSVTSRTESEVQELAVTLIRDAFESGASDIHIEDHGPFATIQFRRLTMLQPVRQLMGDQGRALIRCIYQTMSTSADAQFSPSERQDGRIVSRDFLPADVHSVRLHTEPLECPLAEGGTGTFLAMRLLYDKTNATGRLGERLHQLGYSERHVRRLEFLSQRSGLVLFSGPTGSGKSTALKHVMECMARENPEKSFMSIEDPPEYPLERVRQTRVRTNGDEDASRGREYRNAIAGAMRSDPDTLMVGEIRFPEAAFAAVDAAQTGHGVWTTIHANSAFGIIQRMVSLLREAHCPDPLGYLCDYTVLAGLVHQRLVPTLCPHCKLSVHQVAAMPEDDELRQSVLPEPVLNRLFRTVDPGRMGNVYVRGPGCDACGHMGFSGLTVAAEVVATDRTMLAHLRAGNMEEAIRHWHHEQSGQSFVDHAIALIEQGVADPRTTEMRLGVPLNFAKAIEDDLLTGVELDQLAGASTRGQ, from the coding sequence ATGACCTCGAACATTCCCGATACGTTGAAAGGCCGCGTGCTCGTGGACAACGGCACGATCTTCATTTCCTCGGAAGTCACCATGACCGCCGACATGCTCTCGTTTCTCTCCTATGCCGGACGCAAGGGACTGACCGAGCATCGGACCGTGCCTGCCGAGGAGTTCCAGAAGCTGCTGTCCCGCTCCGTGACCTCGCGCACGGAAAGCGAGGTGCAGGAACTGGCCGTGACCCTGATCCGCGACGCGTTCGAGTCGGGCGCGTCCGACATCCATATCGAGGATCACGGGCCGTTCGCGACCATCCAGTTCCGGCGGCTGACCATGCTTCAGCCCGTGCGGCAGCTCATGGGCGATCAGGGCCGCGCCCTGATCCGGTGCATCTACCAGACCATGAGCACGAGCGCGGACGCCCAGTTCAGCCCGAGCGAACGTCAGGACGGTCGCATCGTGAGCCGGGATTTCCTGCCTGCGGACGTGCATTCCGTGCGGCTGCACACCGAGCCGCTGGAATGCCCGCTGGCCGAGGGCGGCACCGGCACGTTTCTGGCCATGCGCCTGCTGTACGACAAGACCAATGCCACGGGCAGGCTGGGCGAGCGGCTGCATCAGCTCGGATATTCCGAGCGGCATGTGCGGCGGCTGGAATTCCTGTCCCAGCGGTCCGGGCTGGTCCTGTTTTCCGGTCCCACGGGCTCGGGCAAGAGTACGGCCCTGAAGCATGTCATGGAGTGCATGGCCCGGGAGAACCCGGAAAAGTCGTTCATGTCCATCGAGGATCCGCCGGAATATCCGCTGGAACGCGTGCGTCAGACCCGGGTGCGCACCAACGGGGACGAGGACGCGTCGCGCGGCCGCGAATACCGCAATGCCATTGCCGGGGCCATGCGTTCGGATCCGGATACCCTGATGGTGGGCGAAATCCGGTTTCCGGAAGCCGCGTTTGCCGCAGTGGACGCGGCCCAGACCGGGCATGGCGTATGGACCACGATTCACGCGAATTCCGCGTTCGGCATCATCCAGCGCATGGTGTCCCTGCTGCGCGAGGCGCACTGCCCGGATCCGCTGGGCTATCTCTGCGACTACACTGTGCTGGCCGGGCTGGTGCATCAACGTCTGGTCCCGACCCTGTGCCCGCACTGCAAGCTGTCCGTGCATCAGGTGGCCGCCATGCCCGAGGACGACGAACTGCGCCAGAGCGTGCTGCCCGAGCCCGTGCTGAACCGGCTGTTCCGCACGGTCGATCCGGGCCGCATGGGCAACGTGTACGTGCGCGGCCCGGGATGCGACGCGTGCGGCCACATGGGATTTTCCGGCCTGACCGTGGCGGCCGAGGTGGTGGCCACGGACCGCACCATGCTGGCGCATCTGCGCGCCGGCAACATGGAGGAGGCCATTCGGCACTGGCATCACGAGCAGAGCGGCCAGTCCTTCGTGGATCACGCCATCGCCCTGATCGAACAGGGCGTGGCCGATCCGCGCACCACGGAAATGCGTCTGGGCGTGCCCCTGAACTTTGCCAAGGCCATCGAGGACGACCTGCTCACCGGCGTGGAACTCGACCAGCTGGCCGGGGCCAGCACCCGGGGGCAGTGA
- a CDS encoding type II secretion system F family protein gives MDRNLILARVFLGAGAREQLYDRLEAMIGNGLGLKTSLGTLAERMERRRNPLAPVLREVLARLNQGDSLDQALARFIPGEEVMLVRSGLDAGELPSALDRCAGLLRARRAIVSGVVSAVAYPGLLLGLLLAILLVVSRYVVPQLALLSNPEAWTGGAGNLYRVSRFVDSPAGIAVFGVLVLGFAVSLITLPHFTGPVRRVLDRVPPWSFHRLIVGSMWLFTVAAMMNAGIQLSTALDEMAARPGTRAWLRERVRAISAGLRLGRDFGTALYEAGYGFPDPELVEDILIYATLPDFDRRLTRIASQWLEAGQRKIAAQARILNTACFLGILVLLVNVGLAVSSLQQQLGQSMAF, from the coding sequence ATGGACAGGAATCTGATTCTGGCCCGGGTGTTTCTGGGCGCGGGCGCACGCGAGCAGCTGTATGACCGGCTCGAAGCCATGATCGGCAACGGGCTGGGCCTCAAGACGAGTCTGGGCACTCTGGCCGAACGCATGGAGCGGCGGAGGAATCCGCTGGCTCCGGTGCTGCGCGAGGTGCTGGCCCGGCTGAATCAGGGCGATTCCCTTGATCAGGCTCTGGCCCGGTTCATCCCGGGCGAGGAGGTCATGCTGGTCAGGAGCGGTCTGGACGCGGGCGAGCTGCCTTCGGCTCTGGATCGGTGCGCCGGCCTGCTGCGTGCACGGCGCGCCATTGTCTCGGGCGTGGTTTCCGCCGTGGCATATCCCGGGCTGCTGCTCGGCCTGCTGCTGGCGATCCTGCTGGTGGTGAGCCGCTACGTGGTCCCCCAGCTCGCATTGCTCAGCAATCCCGAGGCATGGACCGGCGGAGCAGGCAACCTCTACCGCGTATCCCGGTTCGTGGATTCGCCTGCCGGCATTGCGGTTTTCGGCGTGCTGGTTCTGGGCTTTGCGGTTTCCCTGATCACGCTTCCCCATTTCACGGGCCCGGTCCGCCGGGTTCTGGACCGCGTTCCGCCGTGGTCGTTCCACCGGCTCATCGTGGGCTCCATGTGGCTGTTCACCGTGGCGGCCATGATGAATGCGGGCATTCAGCTGAGCACGGCTCTGGACGAGATGGCGGCTCGGCCCGGCACCCGGGCGTGGCTGCGGGAGCGGGTGCGCGCGATCAGCGCAGGCCTGCGTCTGGGCCGGGATTTCGGCACGGCCCTGTACGAGGCCGGCTACGGCTTTCCCGATCCCGAGCTGGTGGAAGACATCCTGATCTATGCCACGCTGCCCGACTTCGACCGGCGGCTGACCCGGATCGCCTCCCAGTGGCTCGAAGCCGGACAGCGCAAAATCGCGGCTCAGGCCCGCATCCTGAACACGGCGTGCTTTCTCGGCATTCTGGTCCTGCTCGTGAACGTGGGGCTGGCCGTGTCCTCTCTTCAACAACAGCTTGGCCAGTCCATGGCCTTCTAA
- a CDS encoding type 4 pilus major pilin, with protein sequence MRHLHCSGRFEGKSGFILAESMSGIIFYLVMLAAAGILIAFLFRSSNLSSAEQSLSSLRLQVKQLYAGSGDYSGLDTDLAVRAGVVPTTMIRSDGTVKNAWNGAVTITAGSDTSTFVISFAGVPKDAAVKLATYQTGSWVDVSVNSTSVGSSGNMVSAVSAQVADTNTVAFTSN encoded by the coding sequence ATGAGGCATCTGCATTGTTCCGGTCGGTTCGAAGGCAAGAGCGGGTTCATTCTCGCGGAATCCATGTCCGGCATCATCTTCTATCTGGTCATGCTCGCGGCAGCCGGAATCCTGATCGCCTTCCTGTTCAGGAGCAGCAATCTGTCGTCGGCCGAGCAGTCCCTTTCCTCGCTCCGGCTGCAGGTCAAGCAGCTGTATGCGGGCTCTGGCGACTATTCGGGACTGGACACGGACCTTGCGGTGCGGGCGGGAGTGGTGCCCACCACCATGATCAGGTCGGACGGCACCGTGAAGAACGCCTGGAACGGCGCGGTCACGATTACCGCCGGGTCCGACACCAGCACGTTCGTGATCAGCTTTGCCGGTGTTCCCAAGGACGCGGCCGTGAAGCTGGCCACGTACCAGACCGGCTCGTGGGTGGACGTGTCCGTGAACAGCACGAGCGTGGGATCGTCCGGCAACATGGTTTCCGCTGTTTCGGCGCAGGTGGCGGACACCAATACCGTGGCGTTCACGTCGAACTAG
- a CDS encoding ATPase, T2SS/T4P/T4SS family, whose product MTMQRYSDLVVSPDGRPFLKAGPGQGLAACPGDLRDEALAAGRAALEAWQADPRAAFRLELGGVSWRVASLEGLGGRTFFLRRMPESVPEFASLGLPSGLASWFSARERQKGLILISGAQASGKSTTAASLVASRLAEFGGHAVTFESPAEMPLDGRHGQHGFCFQSELEDETGLALAIEQAHRFASPDIILVGEIRTRHAAAQTLRAALGSDRQLVVATIHGLDLIAALDRLLTLARELDGEAAAHNLSQSLLAVVHQRLTPTPDNGPRLSVPQFLLLEFSNRSKAMRAKLRSGDLRSLEDDMREQLNRLTFGGRA is encoded by the coding sequence ATGACCATGCAGCGCTATTCGGATCTGGTTGTTTCCCCGGACGGACGTCCGTTTCTCAAGGCCGGACCGGGGCAGGGGCTTGCCGCGTGTCCCGGCGATCTGCGGGACGAAGCCCTTGCTGCCGGCCGGGCCGCGCTCGAGGCGTGGCAGGCGGATCCCAGAGCCGCGTTCCGGCTGGAGCTCGGCGGGGTCAGCTGGCGCGTTGCCTCGCTGGAAGGGCTTGGCGGCCGCACGTTCTTCCTGCGGCGCATGCCCGAAAGCGTGCCGGAATTCGCCTCGCTCGGTCTGCCGTCCGGACTGGCCTCATGGTTCTCGGCCCGGGAACGGCAGAAGGGACTGATCCTGATTTCCGGGGCGCAGGCCTCGGGCAAGAGCACCACGGCGGCCTCTCTGGTCGCGTCCAGACTGGCCGAGTTCGGCGGGCATGCCGTGACCTTTGAAAGCCCTGCGGAAATGCCGCTGGACGGCAGACATGGCCAGCACGGCTTCTGCTTCCAGTCCGAGCTTGAGGACGAAACCGGGCTGGCTCTGGCCATCGAGCAGGCGCACCGCTTTGCGTCGCCGGACATCATTCTTGTGGGCGAAATCCGCACCCGGCACGCAGCGGCCCAGACCCTGCGCGCGGCCCTTGGCTCGGACCGTCAGCTCGTGGTGGCCACGATCCACGGTCTGGACCTGATCGCGGCGCTGGACCGGCTGCTGACCCTTGCCCGGGAACTCGACGGCGAGGCAGCGGCCCACAATCTGTCCCAGAGCCTGCTGGCCGTGGTGCATCAGCGGCTCACCCCGACCCCGGACAACGGGCCGCGCCTGAGCGTTCCCCAGTTCCTGCTGCTGGAGTTCTCGAACCGGAGCAAGGCCATGCGCGCCAAGCTGCGGTCCGGTGACCTGCGGTCTCTGGAAGACGAC